One stretch of Pradoshia sp. D12 DNA includes these proteins:
- a CDS encoding aspartate carbamoyltransferase catalytic subunit: MKHLLTMTDLSIEEITGLLLDAEAFANGETWMPAKRHFVANLFFEASTRTKISFEMAQRKLGLDVIPFEVQTSSVLKGESLSDTVKTLEAIGVETVVIRHSEDNFFANLIQSGVYLSIMNAGDGCGHHPTQCLLDLMTIKQEFQTFRGLKVAIIGDIRHSRVARSNAETLTRLGAKVVFSGPQTWANPPGSNVAYEPIDDAIENADVVMLLRIQHERHSVEMPMSKIEYLNRYGLTIERERRLRSNCIIMHPAPVNRGVEIDDSLVECARSRIFKQMTNGVYVRMAALKNSIEQRGGAANHEYNYKKCAILS, from the coding sequence GTGAAACATTTACTTACGATGACAGATTTGTCGATTGAGGAAATTACAGGCTTGCTTTTAGATGCTGAGGCATTTGCTAATGGGGAAACGTGGATGCCAGCAAAAAGACACTTTGTAGCAAATTTATTTTTTGAAGCGAGCACGCGTACTAAAATCAGCTTTGAAATGGCACAGCGGAAGCTTGGGCTGGATGTAATCCCTTTTGAAGTGCAAACATCAAGTGTATTAAAAGGCGAAAGCCTATCCGATACAGTGAAGACTTTAGAAGCAATTGGAGTGGAAACCGTAGTAATTCGTCATTCAGAAGATAATTTTTTTGCAAATTTAATACAAAGTGGTGTATATTTATCCATAATGAATGCTGGTGATGGATGCGGGCATCATCCTACACAATGTTTATTGGACTTGATGACCATTAAACAGGAATTTCAAACGTTTCGAGGTTTAAAAGTGGCAATCATAGGAGATATCAGGCATAGCCGCGTAGCGCGATCAAATGCGGAAACACTGACCCGATTAGGCGCAAAGGTTGTTTTCTCAGGCCCACAAACTTGGGCGAATCCTCCGGGAAGTAATGTGGCCTATGAACCAATTGATGACGCTATCGAAAACGCAGATGTAGTTATGTTGCTCCGGATCCAGCATGAACGTCATTCAGTGGAAATGCCAATGAGCAAAATAGAATATTTGAACAGATATGGCTTGACGATTGAAAGGGAGAGACGGCTGAGGAGTAATTGTATAATTATGCATCCCGCGCCAGTGAACAGAGGTGTGGAAATTGATGATTCTTTAGTTGAATGCGCACGTTCGCGAATATTTAAACAAATGACCAATGGAGTATATGTGAGAATGGCTGCTTTAAAAAATAGTATCGAGCAAAGGGGAGGAGCGGCAAATCATGAATACAATTATAAAAAGTGCGCAATTTTATCTTGA
- a CDS encoding dihydroorotase gives MNTIIKSAQFYLEDGTQVTKDILIQNGVISDIQDELQNQQANIIHAKGFLLAPGFIDLHVHLREPGGEHKETIETGTQAAAKGGFTTVAAMPNTRPVPDTAEHLRSLNNRIRETASTRVLPYASITVRELGKELTDFESLKKSGAFAFTDDGVGIQSAGMMLEAMKKAAKLDMTIVAHCEDNSLIQSGCVHEGIYSREHELPGIPSVCEAVHIARDVLLAETTGCHYHVCHISTKESVRTVRDAKKAGIHVTAEVTPHHLLLSEMDIKELDPNFKMNPPLRGEDDKKALLEGLLDGTIDFIATDHAPHSEEEKSQHIRLAPFGIVGLETAFPLLYTYLVKKGAMTLKQLIDFLTIKPAQAFKLNYGKIEKGRQADLVLIDLEEEQVINPQTFLSKGKNTPFAGLSCQGWPVMTIVEGKVVWQKGSLTE, from the coding sequence ATGAATACAATTATAAAAAGTGCGCAATTTTATCTTGAGGATGGAACACAGGTCACAAAGGATATTTTAATTCAAAACGGAGTGATTTCCGATATCCAGGATGAATTGCAAAATCAGCAGGCAAACATCATTCATGCTAAAGGATTTTTATTGGCACCTGGTTTTATCGATTTGCATGTTCACCTAAGAGAGCCGGGAGGAGAACATAAAGAAACGATTGAAACAGGTACACAGGCTGCAGCAAAAGGCGGATTTACCACTGTAGCTGCTATGCCGAATACACGACCCGTTCCGGATACAGCCGAACATTTACGTTCGTTAAATAATAGAATAAGAGAAACGGCGAGCACAAGGGTATTGCCCTATGCATCAATTACAGTCAGGGAGCTCGGAAAGGAATTAACTGATTTTGAATCTCTGAAAAAATCCGGAGCATTTGCCTTTACAGATGACGGAGTCGGCATCCAGTCAGCTGGTATGATGCTTGAAGCTATGAAAAAAGCTGCAAAACTGGATATGACCATTGTCGCTCATTGTGAGGATAATTCGTTAATTCAAAGTGGATGTGTACATGAAGGAATCTATTCGAGAGAACATGAATTACCCGGCATCCCTTCAGTATGTGAAGCGGTCCATATTGCCAGGGATGTATTACTGGCCGAGACAACAGGGTGCCATTATCATGTTTGCCACATAAGCACGAAGGAGTCTGTAAGAACGGTTCGTGATGCCAAGAAAGCAGGCATACATGTAACAGCAGAGGTAACCCCCCATCATTTGTTACTGTCCGAAATGGACATTAAGGAGCTGGATCCTAATTTTAAAATGAATCCGCCTTTAAGAGGTGAGGATGACAAAAAAGCATTGCTAGAAGGCCTGTTAGACGGGACGATTGATTTTATCGCTACGGATCATGCCCCCCATTCAGAAGAAGAAAAATCACAACATATCAGGCTTGCACCGTTTGGCATAGTTGGATTAGAAACAGCTTTTCCGCTGTTGTATACATATTTGGTGAAAAAGGGAGCGATGACCCTGAAACAATTAATTGATTTCTTGACGATAAAACCAGCTCAAGCATTTAAACTTAACTACGGAAAAATAGAAAAAGGAAGACAAGCGGATCTAGTTCTGATTGATTTAGAAGAAGAGCAAGTAATTAATCCTCAAACCTTTCTTTCCAAAGGAAAAAACACACCATTTGCTGGCCTGAGCTGTCAAGGATGGCCGGTTATGACGATTGTGGAAGGTAAAGTAGTTTGGCAGAAAGGAAGTCTAACTGAATGA
- a CDS encoding carbamoyl phosphate synthase small subunit, whose product MKRQLILEDGTIFIGEAFGGESDKIGEVVFNTGMTGYQEILSDPSYCGQIITMTYPLIGNYGINRDDFESIAPSLSGLIVKEVADFPSNWRSDFSLDEYMKIKNIPGIAGIDTRKLTRMIRERGTVKGVICSITKDAETMLHQVKATVLPRNQVQKVSTKKAFPSPGRGYRVVVVDFGMKHGILRELNNRGCDVIVVPYNTTFEEIMTLRPDGIMLTNGPGDPENVPEAIEMIRKIIGKVPMFGICLGHQLFALACNAETEKMKFGHRGSNHPVKDLKTGKIALTSQNHGYTVKYDSIEQTDLEVTHIALNDGTIEGLRHKYYDAFTVQYHPESSPGPEDANYLFDQFISMIERSKLKEAVK is encoded by the coding sequence ATGAAGAGACAATTAATTTTAGAAGATGGAACAATTTTTATTGGTGAAGCATTTGGAGGAGAAAGCGATAAAATTGGTGAGGTTGTATTTAATACGGGGATGACCGGTTATCAGGAGATTTTATCTGACCCTTCTTATTGTGGTCAAATTATTACGATGACTTATCCTTTAATCGGCAACTATGGAATCAATAGGGATGATTTTGAGTCAATCGCTCCGAGTCTCAGTGGCCTAATTGTAAAAGAAGTGGCTGATTTTCCTTCGAATTGGAGAAGTGATTTTTCTCTTGATGAATACATGAAAATAAAGAATATTCCTGGCATTGCAGGGATTGATACTCGGAAATTGACAAGAATGATTCGTGAAAGAGGTACAGTAAAAGGTGTAATTTGTTCAATAACTAAAGATGCTGAAACGATGCTCCACCAAGTGAAAGCAACTGTGCTGCCTCGTAATCAGGTTCAAAAGGTATCTACAAAAAAAGCGTTTCCCAGTCCAGGACGCGGTTATCGAGTAGTCGTGGTGGATTTCGGAATGAAGCATGGAATATTAAGAGAATTAAATAATCGAGGCTGTGATGTAATCGTTGTTCCTTATAATACTACCTTTGAAGAAATTATGACGCTGCGTCCGGATGGTATCATGCTGACAAATGGACCGGGAGACCCTGAAAATGTTCCGGAAGCGATTGAAATGATAAGAAAAATTATCGGAAAAGTGCCAATGTTCGGTATTTGTCTCGGTCACCAGTTGTTCGCTTTAGCATGTAATGCTGAAACTGAAAAAATGAAATTTGGGCATCGCGGTTCCAATCACCCAGTTAAAGATTTAAAAACAGGTAAAATTGCACTGACCTCGCAAAACCATGGATACACAGTAAAATATGACTCTATTGAACAAACAGACTTGGAAGTTACGCATATTGCATTAAATGATGGAACGATTGAGGGATTAAGACATAAATACTACGATGCTTTCACCGTCCAATATCACCCGGAATCATCGCCTGGCCCGGAGGACGCAAATTATTTATTTGATCAATTCATTAGCATGATTGAGAGATCCAAACTGAAGGAGGCAGTAAAATGA
- the carB gene encoding carbamoyl-phosphate synthase large subunit: MSKRTDIKSILVIGSGPIVIGQAAEFDYAGTQACLALKEEGYRVVLVNSNPATIMTDTEIADAVYIEPLTLEFVSKIIRKERPDALLPTLGGQTGLNLAVELSNSGVLEECSVEILGTKLSAIEQAEDRDLFRTLMNELNEPVPDSAIIHNLEEAEAFVQTVGYPVIVRPAYTLGGTGGGICSNEEELREIVAGGLKSSPVTQCLLEKSIAGFKEIEYEVMRDSNDNAIVVCNMENIDPVGIHTGDSIVVAPSQTLSDREYQLLRNASLKIIRSLKIEGGCNVQLALDPDSFNYYIIEVNPRVSRSSALASKATGYPIAKLAAKIAVGLTLDEMINPVTGKTYASFEPALDYVVTKIPRWPFDKFEEGNRTLGTQMKATGEVMAIGRTFEESLLKAIRSLEVGILHFELPKAEMIMDEEIEKQIKKATDERLFYIAEGLKRGLTIQLIHEWSRIDLFFLHKFAKIVEMEAKLLEAPFHPGYTLIAKKLGFSDYILAKLWNSSELEVYQWRMDNQIKPVFKMVDTCAAEFESETPYFYSTYEDENESIITPKRSVVVLGSGPIRIGQGVEFDYATVHSVWAIKEAGYEAIIINSNPETVSTDFSISDKLYFEPLTIEDVMNVIDLEKPEGVIVQFGGQTAINLASALVERGVKILGTSLEDVDRSENRDMFEQALTELNIPQPKGKTALSVEEAVEVADEIGYPILVRPSYVLGGRAMEIVDDQEDLLHYMENAVKINPKHPVLIDRYLTGKEIEVDAISDGETVVIPGIMEHIERAGVHSGDSIAVYPPQNLSESMKEKIIDYTIKLAKGLNIIGLFNIQYVVSNNEVYVIEVNPRSSRTVPFLSKITNVPMANLATKVILGQKLKDYGFENGLVSEKTGVYVKVPVFSFAKLRQVEITLGPEMKSTGEVLGKDDTLQKALYKGLIASGIQIKQYGTVLLTVADKDKEEAVLLAERFNEIGYQIIATEGTAQALDQANIPCRIVGKIGSEEPNLLDMIHNGKAQLVINTLTKGKQPERDGFRIRRESVENGIPCMTSLDTANAILTVLESLTFSTTKMNHMQTAKEAISL; the protein is encoded by the coding sequence ATGAGTAAACGTACAGATATTAAATCCATCCTGGTTATTGGATCCGGACCGATTGTAATCGGCCAGGCAGCAGAATTTGATTATGCGGGTACACAAGCTTGTCTGGCATTAAAAGAAGAAGGGTATCGTGTAGTCCTGGTAAATTCCAACCCGGCTACAATTATGACAGACACGGAAATTGCAGATGCGGTTTATATTGAGCCATTAACGTTAGAGTTTGTCAGTAAAATCATCCGTAAAGAACGCCCTGATGCTTTATTGCCCACACTTGGAGGCCAAACTGGACTAAATCTGGCTGTAGAACTGTCCAATTCTGGAGTGCTCGAGGAATGCAGTGTTGAAATTCTGGGAACAAAGCTATCGGCAATTGAGCAGGCTGAGGACCGTGATCTATTCCGAACCTTAATGAACGAATTGAATGAACCGGTTCCTGACAGCGCAATTATTCATAATCTGGAAGAAGCCGAGGCTTTTGTTCAGACTGTAGGATACCCTGTAATTGTACGACCGGCTTATACACTTGGAGGGACAGGCGGCGGAATCTGTTCAAACGAAGAGGAATTACGCGAGATTGTAGCCGGTGGTCTCAAGAGCAGTCCTGTCACCCAATGCTTGCTGGAAAAAAGTATTGCAGGGTTCAAGGAAATTGAATATGAAGTCATGAGAGATTCGAATGATAATGCAATCGTGGTTTGTAACATGGAAAATATCGATCCTGTCGGAATACATACGGGAGATTCGATTGTAGTGGCACCGAGCCAAACATTGAGTGATCGAGAATATCAATTATTGCGCAATGCGTCGTTGAAAATTATTCGTTCTTTAAAAATTGAAGGAGGCTGTAATGTTCAGCTTGCTCTTGATCCAGATAGCTTCAATTACTACATTATCGAGGTTAACCCAAGGGTGAGCCGTTCGTCTGCACTTGCTTCTAAAGCAACCGGTTATCCCATTGCAAAGCTTGCAGCTAAAATTGCAGTTGGTTTGACACTTGATGAGATGATCAATCCCGTAACTGGAAAAACATATGCGAGCTTTGAACCGGCACTTGATTATGTCGTAACCAAAATACCACGCTGGCCATTTGATAAATTTGAGGAAGGGAACAGAACCCTCGGAACGCAAATGAAAGCAACTGGTGAGGTTATGGCAATTGGCAGAACGTTCGAGGAATCTCTATTAAAAGCAATTCGCTCCCTAGAGGTTGGAATCTTACACTTTGAATTGCCCAAGGCTGAGATGATTATGGATGAAGAGATTGAAAAACAAATTAAAAAAGCAACAGATGAACGTCTATTTTATATTGCTGAAGGGCTGAAGCGCGGATTAACGATTCAGTTGATCCATGAATGGTCTCGGATTGATTTATTCTTTCTGCATAAATTTGCAAAGATTGTTGAGATGGAAGCTAAACTATTAGAAGCCCCCTTCCATCCGGGATATACATTAATAGCCAAAAAACTTGGTTTCTCTGATTATATCTTAGCAAAGCTTTGGAATAGCTCTGAATTGGAAGTGTATCAATGGCGCATGGACAATCAAATTAAACCGGTATTTAAAATGGTCGATACCTGTGCTGCGGAGTTTGAATCTGAAACACCATATTTTTACTCCACTTATGAGGATGAGAATGAATCAATCATAACACCAAAGAGGAGTGTCGTCGTACTTGGTTCAGGACCCATTCGAATCGGGCAGGGAGTTGAATTTGATTACGCAACTGTTCATTCTGTCTGGGCGATTAAAGAGGCCGGCTATGAAGCGATTATTATAAACAGCAATCCGGAAACGGTCTCAACTGATTTTAGCATATCAGACAAATTATATTTTGAGCCCTTAACGATTGAAGATGTGATGAATGTCATAGATTTAGAAAAACCAGAAGGGGTTATTGTACAATTTGGCGGCCAGACTGCCATTAATCTTGCCTCAGCCCTTGTAGAAAGAGGAGTTAAGATACTGGGAACGTCTTTAGAGGATGTAGATCGATCTGAAAATCGCGATATGTTTGAGCAAGCTTTAACGGAACTGAATATCCCGCAGCCTAAAGGGAAAACAGCCTTGTCAGTGGAGGAAGCAGTCGAAGTGGCTGATGAGATTGGATACCCTATTTTGGTAAGGCCGTCCTATGTTCTCGGTGGAAGGGCAATGGAGATCGTGGATGATCAGGAGGATTTACTGCATTATATGGAAAATGCCGTAAAGATAAATCCGAAGCATCCTGTATTAATCGATCGTTATTTAACAGGGAAAGAAATTGAAGTGGATGCGATTTCTGATGGTGAAACAGTTGTTATTCCGGGAATCATGGAGCATATTGAACGGGCTGGCGTCCATTCCGGCGATTCTATAGCAGTCTACCCTCCACAGAATCTATCAGAGAGTATGAAAGAAAAAATCATAGATTATACGATTAAACTGGCAAAGGGTTTAAATATCATTGGCTTGTTTAATATCCAATATGTAGTCTCCAATAATGAAGTGTATGTAATTGAAGTTAATCCCCGTTCAAGCAGGACTGTGCCGTTCTTAAGCAAGATCACTAATGTTCCAATGGCAAACTTGGCTACTAAGGTCATTTTGGGACAAAAGCTTAAAGATTATGGTTTCGAAAATGGTCTTGTATCTGAAAAGACGGGTGTTTACGTAAAAGTACCGGTATTTTCATTCGCGAAGCTACGCCAGGTTGAAATTACGCTCGGACCAGAAATGAAGTCAACAGGTGAAGTGCTGGGAAAAGACGATACATTACAAAAGGCTTTGTATAAAGGGTTAATTGCATCAGGAATTCAGATAAAGCAATATGGAACTGTCCTCTTGACTGTTGCGGATAAAGACAAAGAAGAGGCCGTTTTACTTGCGGAACGTTTCAATGAAATCGGCTATCAAATCATTGCTACAGAGGGAACGGCTCAAGCGTTAGATCAAGCGAATATTCCATGTCGAATTGTTGGAAAAATTGGCAGTGAAGAGCCGAACTTATTGGATATGATTCATAATGGCAAAGCACAGCTGGTTATTAATACGTTAACCAAGGGAAAACAGCCTGAACGTGATGGCTTTAGAATTCGTCGTGAGTCGGTTGAAAATGGGATTCCTTGCATGACTTCCTTGGATACGGCCAATGCCATTTTAACAGTACTGGAATCGCTAACGTTTTCGACAACTAAAATGAACCATATGCAAACAGCCAAGGAGGCAATCAGCTTATGA
- a CDS encoding dihydroorotate dehydrogenase electron transfer subunit yields MIQKEMMTVVSHRMIAPKIFEMTMEGTLVSSMTMPGQFVHIKVSDGIGPLLRRPISICQIDPEQSRFTIVYRAEGKGTSILSEKKPGEKVDVLGPLGNGFTIEEVNPGGKALLIGGGIGIPPLLQLSRDLTAKGVSVIHIFGLRTKADIFYENEFAELGETIVTTEDGTYGIKGYVTNASAPLDIDVVYACGPTPMLKAVKDKYEGKKVFISLEERMGCGIGACFACVCRTPENGYRKICTDGPVFRSEEVVI; encoded by the coding sequence ATGATTCAAAAAGAGATGATGACAGTCGTCAGCCATCGAATGATTGCACCGAAAATATTTGAAATGACTATGGAGGGGACGCTTGTCTCCTCCATGACAATGCCCGGACAATTTGTACATATCAAAGTATCGGATGGGATAGGTCCTTTGCTGCGCAGGCCAATCAGCATATGTCAGATTGACCCTGAGCAATCTCGTTTTACAATCGTTTACAGAGCGGAAGGAAAGGGAACCAGCATTCTTTCTGAAAAAAAGCCGGGGGAAAAAGTCGATGTGCTTGGTCCGCTTGGCAATGGGTTTACGATTGAGGAAGTGAACCCGGGAGGAAAAGCACTTTTGATTGGCGGAGGAATTGGAATACCACCTTTATTACAGCTATCAAGAGATTTAACGGCAAAAGGTGTATCTGTCATTCATATTTTTGGTCTCCGTACCAAAGCTGATATTTTTTATGAGAACGAATTTGCTGAGCTCGGGGAGACCATTGTCACAACTGAAGACGGGACGTACGGAATAAAAGGATATGTAACAAATGCTTCAGCTCCGTTGGACATTGATGTGGTTTATGCATGTGGACCAACACCGATGCTAAAGGCCGTTAAGGATAAATATGAAGGGAAAAAGGTGTTTATTTCGCTTGAAGAGAGAATGGGCTGCGGAATAGGAGCCTGCTTTGCCTGTGTGTGCCGTACCCCGGAAAATGGTTACCGGAAGATATGTACGGATGGCCCGGTATTTCGTTCAGAGGAGGTGGTCATATGA
- a CDS encoding dihydroorotate dehydrogenase, translating into MNNQLRMQLPGLALKNPIMPASGCFGFGREYSQFYDLGKLGAVIIKSTTLEPRFGNPTPRVAETNAGMLNAIGLQNPGLEHVMNEELPWLDTYDVPIIANVAGTLMEDYVETAKRISTAPNVHALELNISCPNVKCGGIQFGTDPSVAKELTKAVKEVSSVPVYVKLSPNVSDIVSIAKAVEEGGADGLTMINTLIGMRINLKTAQPILANRTGGLSGPAIKPVAIRMIHDVSSQVSIPIIGMGGIETAEDVIEFLYAGASAVAVGTANFINPFVMPEIIDALPDLILSLGFDHISECIGRSWNKNAQYTGYRA; encoded by the coding sequence ATGAATAATCAATTACGTATGCAGCTGCCTGGATTAGCCTTAAAAAATCCGATTATGCCGGCATCTGGTTGTTTCGGGTTTGGCAGGGAATACAGCCAGTTCTATGATCTCGGCAAGTTGGGTGCCGTCATCATTAAATCAACGACTCTTGAACCGCGTTTTGGAAATCCGACCCCAAGAGTAGCGGAAACAAATGCAGGGATGCTAAATGCTATTGGACTTCAAAACCCTGGCTTGGAGCATGTGATGAATGAGGAACTTCCATGGCTTGATACGTACGATGTACCGATTATTGCTAATGTGGCAGGAACCTTGATGGAGGATTACGTGGAGACGGCGAAACGGATAAGTACAGCTCCGAATGTGCATGCTCTTGAACTAAATATTTCCTGTCCGAATGTAAAATGCGGCGGTATTCAATTTGGTACCGATCCGTCTGTGGCTAAAGAATTAACTAAAGCGGTAAAAGAAGTATCTTCAGTGCCAGTCTACGTTAAATTGTCTCCGAATGTCAGCGATATAGTTTCCATTGCGAAGGCAGTCGAAGAAGGCGGTGCTGATGGACTGACGATGATTAATACACTAATAGGAATGCGTATTAATCTCAAAACAGCCCAGCCGATTTTAGCGAATCGGACAGGCGGTTTATCAGGGCCGGCTATTAAGCCGGTTGCGATTCGAATGATTCATGATGTTAGCTCACAGGTTTCGATTCCTATCATTGGCATGGGCGGCATTGAAACAGCAGAGGATGTAATTGAATTCCTATATGCAGGTGCGAGTGCGGTTGCGGTTGGAACAGCAAACTTCATTAATCCGTTTGTAATGCCAGAGATTATTGACGCTCTGCCAGATCTTATTTTATCACTCGGGTTTGATCATATATCTGAATGTATAGGAAGGAGTTGGAATAAGAATGCGCAGTACACCGGTTATCGCGCTTGA
- the pyrF gene encoding orotidine-5'-phosphate decarboxylase, with product MRSTPVIALDFPNRELTLRFLHKFNEEKLAVKVGMELYYGEGPSIITAIKELGHDIFLDLKLHDIPNTVGKAMETVARLGVDMVNVHAAGGRKMMEYALEGLEKGTPPGEKRPLCIAVTQLTSTSEEQMQREQFIQSTLAESVIHYSQLAKESDLDGVVCSVHEVQQIKNQVGRNFITVTPGIRLASDTAEDQQRVATPFMASVQGSDYIVVGRSITKAENPIEAYYKIVEEWERPI from the coding sequence ATGCGCAGTACACCGGTTATCGCGCTTGATTTTCCTAATAGAGAGCTTACCTTGCGTTTTTTACATAAATTTAATGAGGAAAAACTGGCTGTTAAAGTAGGTATGGAGCTTTATTACGGGGAAGGTCCTTCTATCATTACGGCAATTAAAGAATTGGGACATGACATTTTTCTGGACTTAAAATTGCACGATATTCCCAATACGGTTGGGAAAGCAATGGAAACAGTGGCAAGACTGGGAGTCGATATGGTTAATGTTCATGCAGCAGGCGGAAGAAAGATGATGGAATATGCACTTGAAGGTCTTGAAAAGGGTACTCCTCCTGGAGAAAAAAGACCGCTATGTATAGCAGTTACTCAATTGACGAGTACAAGTGAAGAGCAGATGCAAAGAGAGCAATTCATTCAGTCAACCCTGGCTGAAAGTGTCATTCATTATAGTCAATTAGCAAAAGAATCAGACCTTGATGGAGTGGTTTGTTCCGTACATGAAGTCCAGCAAATTAAAAATCAGGTTGGCCGAAATTTTATAACCGTTACTCCTGGAATTCGTCTGGCTAGTGATACAGCAGAAGACCAACAAAGAGTGGCTACACCATTTATGGCTAGTGTGCAGGGAAGTGATTATATCGTTGTGGGTAGAAGTATTACAAAGGCAGAGAATCCAATAGAGGCCTATTATAAGATTGTTGAAGAATGGGAGAGACCGATATGA
- the pyrE gene encoding orotate phosphoribosyltransferase, translated as MKRKIAERLLSIQAVALQPSHPFTWSSGIKSPIYCDNRLTMSYPEVRKDIAKGLAQLIKEKFPEAEIIAGTATAGIPHAAWVSEQLDFPMIYVRSSAKGHGKGNQIEGKAEKSDKVVIVEDLISTGGSSITCAKALREAGCDVLGVVSIFTYEMDKATSAFADIEIPYYSLSDYSTLIEVAEEHQYVTKEELNKLRKWKQNPYDESWVN; from the coding sequence ATGAAAAGAAAAATAGCAGAGCGTTTATTATCTATTCAAGCCGTTGCCTTACAGCCAAGCCATCCTTTTACCTGGTCATCTGGGATCAAATCTCCCATTTATTGTGATAATCGATTAACGATGTCTTATCCGGAAGTACGGAAGGATATAGCGAAAGGTCTGGCTCAATTAATAAAAGAAAAATTTCCTGAAGCAGAGATTATTGCAGGAACAGCTACAGCAGGTATACCGCATGCTGCCTGGGTAAGTGAACAACTGGATTTCCCGATGATTTATGTACGTTCCAGTGCAAAAGGGCATGGAAAAGGAAATCAAATTGAGGGGAAAGCGGAAAAAAGCGATAAAGTGGTCATCGTGGAGGATTTGATCTCAACGGGAGGAAGCTCAATCACATGTGCCAAGGCATTGCGTGAAGCCGGCTGTGATGTACTAGGGGTTGTATCAATCTTTACATATGAAATGGATAAAGCAACTAGTGCATTTGCTGATATTGAGATTCCATACTATTCCTTAAGCGATTATTCTACTCTTATTGAAGTTGCGGAAGAACACCAATACGTGACAAAGGAGGAGCTGAATAAGCTCCGTAAATGGAAGCAAAATCCTTATGATGAGAGTTGGGTCAACTAA
- a CDS encoding Fpg/Nei family DNA glycosylase has protein sequence MAELPEIYQLSTQMNDSLTGKQIERVEIKQEKCCNVSGLVFSSRVIGSTVKAVQNKGKGIIVSLSNGENMLISLGMGGDLLYFEHISSNPVQEKYQFLIQFQDGTGFSIRFWWFGKVYIANEQEIKEEKSIKDIAFTPFDEEFTYDYIRRLVNGKKAGIKSFLLNQKNVGGIGNMYIHDILFESGIHPQKKVSDLSEEEVKNLYDSMQEQLHHSLSKGSFSLEKDFYGHNGGYSTSDFQIAYKKGEPCPRCGETIQSIKTGSTTSYFCPACQRLSKTE, from the coding sequence ATGGCAGAGTTACCCGAAATCTATCAATTAAGCACCCAGATGAATGACTCTCTCACGGGTAAACAAATTGAACGGGTGGAAATAAAGCAGGAAAAGTGCTGCAATGTTTCGGGGTTGGTATTTTCATCACGAGTAATAGGATCAACGGTTAAAGCGGTTCAAAATAAAGGGAAAGGGATCATCGTTTCCCTATCGAATGGAGAAAACATGTTAATTTCGCTCGGGATGGGAGGAGATTTGCTTTACTTTGAACACATTTCATCCAATCCCGTTCAGGAAAAATATCAATTCCTTATCCAATTTCAAGATGGGACAGGGTTTTCCATCCGATTTTGGTGGTTTGGAAAAGTGTATATCGCCAATGAACAAGAAATCAAAGAAGAAAAATCAATCAAAGATATTGCCTTCACTCCATTCGATGAGGAATTTACCTATGACTATATCAGACGGTTGGTTAACGGAAAAAAAGCGGGAATTAAATCCTTCTTGTTGAATCAAAAAAACGTTGGCGGAATCGGCAATATGTATATTCACGATATCTTGTTTGAAAGCGGAATTCATCCTCAGAAGAAAGTATCCGACCTATCGGAAGAAGAGGTCAAAAACCTCTATGACAGCATGCAGGAACAATTGCACCATTCTTTATCCAAGGGGAGTTTTTCTCTTGAAAAGGATTTTTATGGACACAACGGTGGGTACTCGACGAGTGATTTTCAGATAGCGTATAAAAAAGGGGAACCTTGCCCTAGATGCGGGGAGACCATTCAATCGATCAAAACAGGAAGCACCACCTCGTACTTTTGTCCTGCGTGTCAGAGGTTGTCAAAGACGGAATGA